In the genome of Pieris rapae chromosome 6, ilPieRapa1.1, whole genome shotgun sequence, one region contains:
- the LOC110992929 gene encoding uncharacterized protein LOC110992929, producing MELTQRLESTQQTFGNTSEVRCPDQIGFLGICGTKYPVLKGPNKIGRDPQTCSIVLNLNSISRQHAVLNVLNKNNFMLMDLDSANKTKLQDKTLDPYIPQVLQNGDTVQFGQVFGIFRLLEEETDLPMTQALEIPETPVIKKHLSKINHTTLIPESPEVSDRDDSFITPSQPQTVSKRSNYNFTKPSGKPILNQTGGLNGTDNVNWNSSKKSESFQFDSGLKNVQIVSVKSEDITSGYDESHTQITDESIVNNKNNVSIYDANTQLPCEDKMNYYNLTNETTAMNGHKDDHDLDTQIPDNCNDPYEYNASVFKANTKIPDDFYDMETQVHVADHLPNVCTIETSLHMEHDINKDVSIFNAETQQVFIEPKQENQTVNEKCKSHEASDDIILFDEISSQSLEDNMDSQAILPSSPNMNLNANNLSNLNVLDENIINPNIPEKVPNVDDFDNLPTQIITTKSTEINDDHIDDIDILPTQIVVIENNTTNVNPQEISSITDADEDITDCEDNLDQNHESLKDKDTKFEDLQTQIISEDLENGKPNDASNCNFEDMLTQVIVPEEDTTLKCKVLKQIITINDDFKVPKPSPRKVKRQMNLTEYLNKPNPLKNKPGISEDDDPNYYAATQDIIGDLCTQTDPKNSTKDLNDPGGETKIHEMVSGLSSQEVRDIVGVEKNSKLKRFPSDSSDCEATPSKPFKFLSTDLPNSQEIKSSITAQSRTITDVLSDSESEKESEEGTPILFKKKKKISEVKLDLLRKFSADELPSRISMRVKKPTDRILNSSKSVNENILKSHYIRDQEENIDADIVTENILRLKSEKTKKSADASKLNVTTEPEEIPKREKRITRIKTEEPTTSKETKIKRASKSKDDKVSDKIKVKIVKPTKRGRPKKDKAEEKPETIDDGGSITRQTRSCDSKVNPRGILKRRSSYNDISNEVKTEPIRRSQRRKCTKDGDESEVYSSSNNSPGLKRNAFTNVEIPAKKYRPATSLGLVTKLRSTSARKQKTHYVLFTAFPANEVKSQLESLGAVLVNDVKACTVVLTLQIKRTFKLLCAVGLGKPVVGRQWVQACIDNNVIVEPWYYLIQDEVSEQRFNFKLEQTLHSKRNFLKGLYISSTPSVMPNAQEMKLIVECSGGKWKEVSDPPKSKWLVVSTPVDKALWPAIKDKGGIIVSNELVLDGVLKQKLEIEQNRLG from the exons ATGGAGTTGACTCAACGGTTAGAAAGTACACAACAAACttttggaaatacttctgAAGTACGGTGTCCTGATCAG attgGTTTCTTAGGAATATGTGGAACTAAGTACCCAGTTTTGAAAGGGCCGAACAAAATAGGTAGAGATCCCCAAACATGTAGtattgttctaaatttaaat tCCATATCCCGTCAACATGCTGTGctcaatgttttaaataaaaataatttcatgctGATGGACCTTGATTCAGCCAATAAGACAAAACTGCAAgat aaaacattGGATCCTTACATTCCACAAGTGTTACAAAATGGAGACACTGTTCAGTTTGGTCAAGTATTTGGTATATTTCGATTGCTGGAAGAAGAAACTGATCTGCCAATGACACAAGCTTTAGAAATCCCTGAAACTCctgtaataaaaaagcatttgtctaaaataaatcacaCTACTTTAATACCAGAATCACCAGAAGTCAGTGATAGG GACGACTCTTTTATTACTCCGTCACAGCCACAAACAGTTAGTAAACgctcaaattataattttactaagcCATCTGgaaaaccaattttaaatcaaactgGTGGTCTTAATGGTACAGATAATGTTAATTGGAATTCTTCAAAGAAATCAGAATCATTTCAGTTTGATTCTGGCcttaaaaatgtacaaattGTTTCTGTTAAATCAGAAGATATCACCTCCGGATATGATGAATCCCATACACAAATTACTGATGAAAGTattgtcaataataaaaataatgtgtcTATTTATGATGCTAATACGCAACTACCTTGTGAAGATAAAATGAACTATTATAATCTTACAAATGAAACAACGGCCATGAATGGTCACAAAGATGATCATGATTTAGATACACAAATTCCTGATAACTGTAATGACCCCTATGAATACAATGCCTCTGTTTTTAAAGCAAACACTAAAATACCTGATGATTTTTACGACATGGAGACCCAAGTTCATGTTGCAGACCATTTACCAAATGTGTGTACTATAGAGACATCATTGCATATGGAACATGATATAAACAAAGATGTTAGTATATTTAATGCAGAAACACAGCAAGTTTTTATAGAACCAAAACAAGAAAACCAAACTGTTAATGAAAAGTGTAAGAGCCATGAAGCCTCTGATGATATAATcctttttgatgaaattagtAGTCAGTCCCTGGAAGATAATATGGATTCACAAGCTATTTTGCCATCTAGTCCAAATATGAACTTAAATGCTAATaacttaagtaatttaaatgtacttgATGAGAACATTATTAATCCAAACATACCAGAAAAGGTGCCAAATGTTGATGATTTTGATAATTTGCCGACAcaaattattactactaaatCTACCGAAATAAATGATGACCACATAGatgatatagatattttacCAACTCAAATAGTTGTAATAGAAAACAATACAACTAACGTAAATCCCCAGGAAATTTCTAGTATAACAGATGCAGACGAAGATATAACGGATTGTGAAGATAATTTAGATCAAAACCACGAGTCTTTAAAAGACAAAGACACTAAATTCGAAGATTTACAAACTCAAATAATATCAGAGGATCTCGAAAATGGAAAACCCAATGATGCTTCAAACTGTAATTTTGAAGATATGTTAACACAG GTGATAGTACCAGAAGAAGATACAACACTTAAATGCAAAGTCTTAAAgcaaattataactataaatgATGACTTTAAAGTACCGAAACCTTCACCACGAAAAGTTAAACGACAAATGAACCtaacagaatatttaaataaaccaaatCCCCTCAAAAATAAACCTGGGATTTCTGAAGACGATGACCCGAACTATTACGCAGCTACACAAGATATTATAGGAGATTTATGTACACAAACAGATCCAAAAAACAGTACCAAAGACTTAAATGATCCAGGTGGAGAAACTAAAATCCATGAAATGGTTTCTGGTTTATCCAGTCAAGAAGTAAGAGATATAGTGGGTgtagaaaaaaattcaaagctTAAAAGATTTCCCAGTGACAGTTCAGATTGTGAAGCTACACCCTCTaaaccatttaaatttttatctactGATTTACCAAATAgtcaagaaataaaaagtagtATTACTGCCCAAAGCAGGACCATCACAGATGTATTAAGTGATTCTGAATCCGAAAAAGAGTCTGAAGAAGGCAcgccaatattatttaaaaagaagaagaaaatcaGTGAAGTTAAGCTAGACCTATTGCGGAAGTTCAGTGCCGACGAATTGCCTTCTAGAATTTCTATGAGAGTAAAGAAACCAACTGATAGAATCTTGAATAGTTCTAAAAgtgttaatgaaaatatactgAAGTCGCATTATATTCGAGATCAAGAGGAAAACATTGATGCGGACATAGTTACTGAAAATATCTTGCGCCTAAAAAGtgaaaagacaaaaaaatcaGCAGATGCTTCCAAACTTAATGTTACCACGGAACCAGAGGAAATTCCCAAACGAGAAAAAAGGATAACAAGAATCAAAACCGAAGAACCAACTACCTCAAAGGaaactaaaataaagagaGCTTCAAAATCTAAAGATGACAAAGTTagtgataaaattaaagtcaAAATAGTTAAACCTACCAAGCGCGGACGACCAAAAAAAGATAAGGCAGAAGAAAAACCAGAGACAATAGACGATGGCGGCTCTATTACACGACAAACGAGAAGTTGTGATTCCAAAGTAAATCCTAGAGGGATACTAAAGAGACGTAGTTCATACAATGATATATCCAATGAAGTAAAAACTGAACCGATCAGAAGAAGTCAAAGGCGAAAATGTACGAAGGATGGTGACGAGAGCGAAGTTTATAGTTCGTCTAATAATTCACCTGGACTTAAAAGAAATGCGTTTACTAATGTTGAAATACCCGCAAAAAAATATAGGCCGGCAACCTCACTGGGGCTGGTCACAAAATTGAGATCAACCTCAGCGAGAAAACAGAAAACCCACTATGTACTGTTCACTGCATTTCCCGCTAATGAAGTGAAAAGCCAATTAGAGAGTTTAG GCGCAGTTCTTGTTAATGACGTAAAAGCCTGTACAGTAGTATTGACGCTGCAGATAAAGcggacatttaaattattatgtgcCGTGGGGCTTGGGAAGCCTGTAGTTGGGCGACAGTGGGTTCAAGCCTGCATCGATAACAATGTTATTGTCG AGCCATGGTACTACTTGATCCAGGATGAAGTGTCCGAACAGAGATTCAATTTCAAACTGGAGCAAACATTGCATAGCAAAAGAAACTTTCTGAAGGGCCTATACATCTCTTCCACACCTAGCGTCATGCCTAACGCTCAGGAGATGAAAT TGATCGTAGAATGTTCGGGAGGCAAATGGAAAGAAGTTTCAGATCCTCCCAAATCAAAATGGCTGGTTGTATCGACACCCGTTGATAAGGCCTTGTGGCCCGCTATCAAGGACAAAGGTGGTATTATCGTCTCCAACGAACTCGTTCTCGATGGAGttttaaaacagaaattaGAAATTGAACAGAATAGATTGGGTTGA
- the LOC110992954 gene encoding uncharacterized protein LOC110992954 isoform X2 codes for MPKEEGKKESSDGEDIPSDFFDDFCKDDFMEVIDSWNDDTKDSRPTVKERALDNVDDLRELIPNQNRKNSHSKQHSPHETEYEVERLNEYIRPGSRRDPNKTKQAIKRDKEVKVKELLAKHLESMDDIRPPGTELDDYFDESRNSEKKKFFEEVTRRHMSEKRPRSPSPLKHAVERRKDSPRNRRESPLRKRRDSPSRHRRDSPSRFRRGSPRYNRDSPVRMRRDWSPKRREIRGFRDRGHSRLSPIYITRRPHVLHRSPRRSPKRYQSPDLRRERRSRSPYKRYKSRSSSQSRREEIKDHDDKYLYTASQYVQNTGTSSQYVQNTGTSYQQPPECFAAYTEQYYPAEAVPQPVPAPINSMPPPNMVPAPFQMSSGSLQNLDTNLATQCDALAKLVADGKLSHEDYLKLAPIKGATPNMDPKERVAVLNRCRLAMENLSKLGLPNRLLMNTRIKPQKEEKQTTLVKKFCSPLKRQGVVEYNFSTSSKSLMVQRNKEIIDSIISALSLEKIVAKPKKVRNDMKDASVQTTLPVCEVCDIRESTKFSDMSTSINPEYFSSSVHTQVIEEDLYSSKSLFNPSGSSSSGPPISIAHLTPAQLVSQLAARAKTLKHTDTSHSAPRRNFDNYHRGGNQYQNSNYNNYRY; via the exons ATGCCCAAAGAAGAGGGGAAAAAAGAATCTTCTGATGGGGAAGATATTCCCAGTGACTTTTTTGATGACTTTTGCAAAGATGATTTTATGGAAGTTATTGATAGTTGGAATGATGACACTAAGGATTCCCGGCCAACAGTCAAGGAAAGGGCTCTTGACAATGTTGATGATTTACGGGAGCTGATACCTAACCAAAACAGGAAAAACTCACACAGCAAACAACACAGTCCACATGAAACAGAGTATGAAGTGGAACGTTTGAATGAATACATACGCCCAGGAAGTCGTCGGGATCCTAATAAGACAAAACAAGCTATAAAGAGAGACAAGGAAGTTAAAGTTAAAGAGCTTCTTGCGAAACATCTAGAATCCATGGATGATATACGACCACCAGGGACTGAATTGGATGACTATTTTGATGAAAGCAGAAACAgcgaaaaaaagaaattctttGAAGAAGTAACCAGGAGACATATGAGTGAGAAACGACCTCGATCACCATCCCCTTTGAAACATGCAGTGGAAAGAAGAAAAGACTCGCCAAGGAATCGTCGCGAATCACCTTTAAGAAAACGTAGAGATTCACCATCCAGGCATCGTCGCGACTCGCCATCTAGATTTCGTCGAGGATCACCAAGATACAATCGTGATTCACCTGTGCGGATGCGACGTGACTGGTCGCCAAAACGTCGAGAAATACGAGGATTTCGAGACCGTGGACACAGTCGTCTCAGCCCTATTTACATCACGCGCCGACCTCATGTTTTACATCGGAGCCCACGACGAAGCCCAAAGAGATATCAGAGTCCAGATTTAAGGCGGGAACGCAGATCAAGATCACCATACAAGCGTTATAAATCGCGTTCAAGTTCACAGTCCCgaagagaagaaataaagGATCATgacgataaatatttatatactgcaTCGCAATATGTGCAAAATACTGGAACATCATCGCAATATGTGCAAAATACTGGAACATCTTATCAGCAGCCTCCAGAATGTTTTGCTGCTTACACAGAACAATACTACCCTGCTGAAGCCGTGCCACAACCAGTTCCTGCTCCAATCAACTCTATGCCACCACCTAATATGGTTCCTGCACCTTTTCAAATGTCATCTGGTAGCTTACAAAATCTGGACACCAATTTAGCTACACAATGTGATGCTTTGGCTAAG TTGGTTGCTGATGGAAAACTTTCACatgaagattatttaaaactagcaCCAATTAaag GTGCTACACCTAACATGGATCCTAAAGAAAGAGTTGCTG TGCTGAATCGCTGTAGGCTAGCAATGGAAAATCTTAGTAAATTGGGACTGCCAAATCGTTTACTCATGAACACTAGGATCAAACCTCAAAAAGAGGAGAAGCAGACAACACTTGTCAAGAAGTTTTGCTCCCCTCTCAAAAGACAGGGTGTAGTCGAGTATAATTTCTCTACAAGTAGTAAATCATTGATGGTTCAACGCAATAAGGAGATCATAGATTCAATTATCTCAGCATTATCTTTGGAAAAGATTGTTGCAAAGCCTAAGAAGGTGCGGAACGACATGAAGGATGCTTCAGTACAGACAACATTGCCTGTTTGTGAAGTGTGTGATATTCGTGAATCAACCAAGTTTAGTGATATGAGTACATCAATAAATcctgaatatttttcttcctCGGTTCACACTCAAGTGATTGAAGAAGACTTGTATAGCTCCAAATCATTGTTCAACCCAAGTGGCAGCAGCAGCAGCGGCCCGCCAATCTCCATTGCTCATCTGACACCTGCGCAACTTGTCTCCCAGCTAGCCGCAAGAGCCAAGACCTTGAAGCATACAGACACTTCACATTCAGCTCCTAGAAGGAATTTTGATAATTACCATAGAGGTGGTAATCAGTATCAAAATtcaaactataataattatcgatATTAA
- the LOC110992928 gene encoding uncharacterized protein LOC110992928, with product MNKTKKNEVRKLLFCMISKYEEKKLVKQAVLREKQDCLRTVTDFFDSLEDNARTAEVKQAIEKITDLDQKDMMKSQNQYLEELSSLTDVSVITLEIIKKEGAVNEGVWRTFVGRVKKKYRIWWMS from the exons atgaataaaactaaaaagaatgAAGTGCGAAAACTATTGTTTTGTATGATTTCGAAATATGAAGAGAAAAAGCTTGTGAAACAAGCCGTATTGCGAGAAAAACAGGATTGTTTACGTACTGTGACTGATTTTTTTG ATAGTCTTGAGGATAATGCACGAACTGCTGAAGTAAAACAAGCAATTGAAAAAATCACAGATTTAGATCAAAAAGATATGATGAAATCTCAGAACCAGTACTTAGAAGAACTATCTTCACTCACCG ATGTAAGTGTTATTACATTggagataattaaaaaagaaggTGCGGTGAACGAAGGGGTCTGGAGGACCTTTGTTGGTagagttaaaaaaaagtatagaaTTTGGTGGATGTCGTGA
- the LOC110992954 gene encoding uncharacterized protein LOC110992954 isoform X1: protein MFYFQIIGISETKHLIIEIEKVTFNVEMPKEEGKKESSDGEDIPSDFFDDFCKDDFMEVIDSWNDDTKDSRPTVKERALDNVDDLRELIPNQNRKNSHSKQHSPHETEYEVERLNEYIRPGSRRDPNKTKQAIKRDKEVKVKELLAKHLESMDDIRPPGTELDDYFDESRNSEKKKFFEEVTRRHMSEKRPRSPSPLKHAVERRKDSPRNRRESPLRKRRDSPSRHRRDSPSRFRRGSPRYNRDSPVRMRRDWSPKRREIRGFRDRGHSRLSPIYITRRPHVLHRSPRRSPKRYQSPDLRRERRSRSPYKRYKSRSSSQSRREEIKDHDDKYLYTASQYVQNTGTSSQYVQNTGTSYQQPPECFAAYTEQYYPAEAVPQPVPAPINSMPPPNMVPAPFQMSSGSLQNLDTNLATQCDALAKLVADGKLSHEDYLKLAPIKGATPNMDPKERVAVLNRCRLAMENLSKLGLPNRLLMNTRIKPQKEEKQTTLVKKFCSPLKRQGVVEYNFSTSSKSLMVQRNKEIIDSIISALSLEKIVAKPKKVRNDMKDASVQTTLPVCEVCDIRESTKFSDMSTSINPEYFSSSVHTQVIEEDLYSSKSLFNPSGSSSSGPPISIAHLTPAQLVSQLAARAKTLKHTDTSHSAPRRNFDNYHRGGNQYQNSNYNNYRY from the exons atgttttatttccaAATCATAGGGATAAGTGAAACTAAACACTTGATTATTGAAATAGag AAGGTGACATTTAATGTTGAGATGCCCAAAGAAGAGGGGAAAAAAGAATCTTCTGATGGGGAAGATATTCCCAGTGACTTTTTTGATGACTTTTGCAAAGATGATTTTATGGAAGTTATTGATAGTTGGAATGATGACACTAAGGATTCCCGGCCAACAGTCAAGGAAAGGGCTCTTGACAATGTTGATGATTTACGGGAGCTGATACCTAACCAAAACAGGAAAAACTCACACAGCAAACAACACAGTCCACATGAAACAGAGTATGAAGTGGAACGTTTGAATGAATACATACGCCCAGGAAGTCGTCGGGATCCTAATAAGACAAAACAAGCTATAAAGAGAGACAAGGAAGTTAAAGTTAAAGAGCTTCTTGCGAAACATCTAGAATCCATGGATGATATACGACCACCAGGGACTGAATTGGATGACTATTTTGATGAAAGCAGAAACAgcgaaaaaaagaaattctttGAAGAAGTAACCAGGAGACATATGAGTGAGAAACGACCTCGATCACCATCCCCTTTGAAACATGCAGTGGAAAGAAGAAAAGACTCGCCAAGGAATCGTCGCGAATCACCTTTAAGAAAACGTAGAGATTCACCATCCAGGCATCGTCGCGACTCGCCATCTAGATTTCGTCGAGGATCACCAAGATACAATCGTGATTCACCTGTGCGGATGCGACGTGACTGGTCGCCAAAACGTCGAGAAATACGAGGATTTCGAGACCGTGGACACAGTCGTCTCAGCCCTATTTACATCACGCGCCGACCTCATGTTTTACATCGGAGCCCACGACGAAGCCCAAAGAGATATCAGAGTCCAGATTTAAGGCGGGAACGCAGATCAAGATCACCATACAAGCGTTATAAATCGCGTTCAAGTTCACAGTCCCgaagagaagaaataaagGATCATgacgataaatatttatatactgcaTCGCAATATGTGCAAAATACTGGAACATCATCGCAATATGTGCAAAATACTGGAACATCTTATCAGCAGCCTCCAGAATGTTTTGCTGCTTACACAGAACAATACTACCCTGCTGAAGCCGTGCCACAACCAGTTCCTGCTCCAATCAACTCTATGCCACCACCTAATATGGTTCCTGCACCTTTTCAAATGTCATCTGGTAGCTTACAAAATCTGGACACCAATTTAGCTACACAATGTGATGCTTTGGCTAAG TTGGTTGCTGATGGAAAACTTTCACatgaagattatttaaaactagcaCCAATTAaag GTGCTACACCTAACATGGATCCTAAAGAAAGAGTTGCTG TGCTGAATCGCTGTAGGCTAGCAATGGAAAATCTTAGTAAATTGGGACTGCCAAATCGTTTACTCATGAACACTAGGATCAAACCTCAAAAAGAGGAGAAGCAGACAACACTTGTCAAGAAGTTTTGCTCCCCTCTCAAAAGACAGGGTGTAGTCGAGTATAATTTCTCTACAAGTAGTAAATCATTGATGGTTCAACGCAATAAGGAGATCATAGATTCAATTATCTCAGCATTATCTTTGGAAAAGATTGTTGCAAAGCCTAAGAAGGTGCGGAACGACATGAAGGATGCTTCAGTACAGACAACATTGCCTGTTTGTGAAGTGTGTGATATTCGTGAATCAACCAAGTTTAGTGATATGAGTACATCAATAAATcctgaatatttttcttcctCGGTTCACACTCAAGTGATTGAAGAAGACTTGTATAGCTCCAAATCATTGTTCAACCCAAGTGGCAGCAGCAGCAGCGGCCCGCCAATCTCCATTGCTCATCTGACACCTGCGCAACTTGTCTCCCAGCTAGCCGCAAGAGCCAAGACCTTGAAGCATACAGACACTTCACATTCAGCTCCTAGAAGGAATTTTGATAATTACCATAGAGGTGGTAATCAGTATCAAAATtcaaactataataattatcgatATTAA
- the LOC110992973 gene encoding uncharacterized protein LOC110992973 → MPEDKKTQGKNKNGPKEQRKRRGRQSGPEIKQDNESEPAKPSTKAPEKSEKPTYEPPPPEFYKNLKKETDEILKITEEANSKYKKKEILSNWAKYEMPIESYEEIDDQENLGADYETLANTPLSIGGHFQFKHEKSWDENSGPSPYDKYFDINMENLYTALSSIPFFERNDIDQSIFSETDIQNMTHRAMKFKQKYYNDKKYMTPEMEAQEKILNKLTVHDDTKYVEATNDNKIDVLPDINPENKESPITDNSIDTSDDIEIQNIKEPSTILLSENDINEPSEITEKHIWKEKDNLKHVLDVKDNIEVPIKNDIEVEESKVKISSESEVTALTPKNPVIESPEDLEKWLDDFLDG, encoded by the exons atgccGGAAGATAAAAAGACGCA gggtaaaaataaaaatggaccAAAAGAGCAACGAAAACGTCGAGGCCGGCAATCTGGTCCTGAAATCAAGCAAGATAATGAATCTGAGCCCGCAAAACCTTCAACTAAAG CTCCTGAGAAATCTGAGAAACCTACATATGAACCACCTCCTCCCGAATTTTATAAGaatctaaaaaaagaaactgaTGAAATACTCAAGATTACAGAGGAAGCAAACTCAAAgtataaaaagaaagaaattctGAGTAATTGGGCTAAGTACGAGATGCCCATAGAGAGTTATGAAGAAATTGATGACCAAGAGAACTTGGGTGCTGATTACGAA aCCTTAGCCAACACACCATTGTCTATTGGAGgtcattttcaatttaaacatGAAAAATCATGGGATGAAAATAGTGGACCATCTCCCTATGATAAGTATTTTGATATCAATATGGAGAACTTATATACAGCCCTTTCAAGCATACCATTTTTTGAAAGAAATGATATAGATCAATCTATCTTTAGTGAAACAGACATTCAAAATATGACCCATCGTGCAAtgaagtttaaacaaaagtactACAATGATAAGAAATATATGACACCAGAGATGGAGGCtcaagaaaaaatactaaataaattaactgtaCATGATGACACTAAGTATGTAGAGGCAACTAATGATAACAAAATTGATGTTCTACCTGATATTAATccagaaaataaagaaagtcCTATTACAGATAATTCAATAGATACTTCTGATGATAttgaaatacaaaacattaaagaaCCTAGCACTATATTACTAAGTGAAAATGATATAAATGAACCTAGTGAAATTACTGAAAAACACATTTGGAAAGAAAAAGATAATTTGAAACATGTCTTAGATGTGAAAGATAATATTGAAGTaccaattaaaaatgatatagaAGTTGAAGAGAGTAAAGTCAAGATCAGTTCAGAGAGTGAag tCACTGCTTTGACACCAAAGAATCCCGTCATAGAATCACCTGAAGATCTCGAAAAATGGCTTGATGACTTCTTAGACggataa
- the LOC110992926 gene encoding GDP-mannose 4,6 dehydratase — MSGESSASTANEKVALITGITGQDGSYLAEFLIEKGYEVHGILRRSSSFNTGRIQHLYEKPACFSGGRMHLHYGDLTDTTCLISIISKVKPKEIYNLGAQSHVKVSFELSEYTAQVDALGTLRLLEAVRVAGLEKQTKIYQASTSELYGKVVEIPQTEKTPFYPRSPYACAKLYGYWIVVNYREAYGMFACNGLLFNHESPRRGENFVTRKITRAVAKIQLGLLECLELGNLDSKRDWGHAKDYVEAMWLMLQQEKPEDFVVAMGEAHSVREFVEKAFAHVGRSIEWRGSGVEETGHDKASGQLLVRVNPKYFRPTEVDLLLGDASKAKQQLGWSPRMTFDELVVDMMDADMELMRKNPQA, encoded by the exons atgtctggAGAATCTTCTGCTTCGACTGCGAATGAAAAAGTTGCTCTCATCACAGGAATAACTGGACAG gaTGGATCCTATTTAgcagaatttttaattgaaaagggTTATGAAGTACATGGAATTTTAAGGCGTTCTTCATCATTCAATACTGGCAGAATTCaacatttatatgaaaaacctGCTTGCTTTTCTGGAGGGCGTATGCATTTACATTATGGAGATCTAACTGACACCACCTGccttattagtattatttcaaAG GTCAAACCAAAGGAGATATACAATCTTGGAGCTCAATCCCACGTGAAGGTTTCCTTTGAGCTCAGTGAATACACAGCTCAAGTGGACGCGTTAGGAACCCTGAGGTTGTTAGAAGCAGTGAGGGTAGCTGGCTTAGAAAAACAGACCAAAATCTACCAGGCATCTACCTCGGAGCTCTATGGAAAAGTAGTGGAAATACCACAGACTGAAAAGACGCCGTTCTATCCACGATCGCCTTATG CTTGTGCCAAATTATATGGCTATTGGATTGTCGTTAATTATCGCGAGGCATACGGTATGTTCGCATGTAACGGGCTGTTGTTCAATCATGAGAGCCCGCGTAGAGGGGAGAATTTTGTGACGAGGAAGATCACAAGAGCAGTGGCTAAGATACAGCTGGGTTTGCTGGAATGTCTGGAGCTGGGGAATTTGGATAGTAAGAGAGATTGGGGACACGCCAAGGACTATGTTGAG gCAATGTGGCTGATGCTGCAACAAGAAAAGCCAGAGGACTTTGTAGTGGCAATGGGGGAGGCGCATAGTGTTAGGGAGTTTGTCGAGAAGGCTTTCGCGCACGTGGGGAGGAGTATCGAGTGGAGGGGGAGTGGGGTGGAGGAGACGGGGCACGATAAGGCCTCGGGGCAACTGCTAGTGCGTGTCAACCCCAAGTATTTCAGACCTACTGAAGTG GATCTACTGCTAGGCGACGCAAGTAAAGCCAAACAACAACTTGGCTGGTCTCCACGCATGACCTTCGATGAGCTGGTCGTTGACATGATGGATGCTGACATGGAGCTCATGAGGAAGAATCCACAGGCGTAG